A genomic window from Denticeps clupeoides chromosome 11, fDenClu1.1, whole genome shotgun sequence includes:
- the prdm12b gene encoding PR domain zinc finger protein 12b, whose translation MGSVLPAESLVLKSGYKQQSLALPDIITSDILHSFLYGRWRNVLGEHLFEEKSATISPKTAFTAEVLAQSFSGEVQKLSSLVLPSEVIIAQSSIPGEGLGIFSKTWIKAGTEMGPFTGRVMSPEHVDLFKNNNLMWEVFNEDGTVRYFIDASQEDHRSWMTYIKCARNEQEQNLEVVQIGSSIFYKAMETIPPDQELLVWYGNSHNTFLGIPGVPGVEDEQQKKSKNDEFHLGEAASSASASLATAGRMRCVICHRGFNSRSNLRSHMRIHTLDKPFVCRFCNRRFSQSSTLRNHVRLHTGERPYKCHVCQSAYSQLAGLRAHQKSARHRPGGAGAGAGAAVGLQAHSPPPPTPGAQMAPVPHPASLVHHIPTMVL comes from the exons ATGGGCTCCGTCCTGCCCGCAGAGTCGCTGGTGCTGAAGTCCGGATATAAGCAGCAGAGCCTCGCCCTGCCCGACATCATCACCTCGGACATCCTGCACAGCTTCCTGTACGGCCGCTGGAGGAACGTGCTGGGCGAGCACCTGTTCGAGGAGAAGAGCGCCACCATCAGCCCCAAGACCGCCTTCACCGCCGAGGTCCTGGCGCAGTCCTTCTCCGGGG AAGTCCAGAAGCTCTCCAGCCTGGTGCTGCCCAGCGAAGTTATCATTGCGCAGAGCTCCATCCCAGGGGAGGGGCTCGGCATCTTCTCCAAGACGTGGATCAAGGCCGGCACCGAGATGGGACCTTTCACGGGCAGAGTCATGTCTCCAGAGCACGTGGACCTCTTCAAGAACAACAACCTCATGTGGGAG GTGTTCAACGAGGACGGGACCGTGCGCTACTTCATCGACGCCAGCCAGGAGGACCACCGCAGCTGGATGACGTACATCAAATGCGCCCGAAACGAGCAGGAGCAGAACCTGGAGGTGGTGCAGATCGGGAGCAGCATATTTTACAAGGCCATGGAG ACTATCCCGCCAGACCAGGAGCTGCTCGTGTGGTACGGAAACTCGCACAACACCTTCCTGGGCATCCCCGGGGTCCCTGGTGTGGAGGACGAGCAGCAGAAGAAAAGTAAAAACG ACGAGTTCCACCTCGGCGAGGCCGCCTCCTCCGCGTCCGCGTCCCTGGCGACCGCCGGCAGAATGCGCTGCGTCATCTGCCACCGCGGCTTCAACTCCCGCAGCAACCTGCGCTCGCACATGCGCATCCACACCCTGGACAAGCCGTTCGTGTGCCGCTTCTGCAACCGCCGCTTCAGCCAGTCGTCCACGCTGCGCAACCACGTGCGCCTGCACACCGGCGAGCGGCCGTACAAGTGCCACGTGTGCCAGAGCGCGTACTCGCAGCTGGCGGGGCTGCGCGCGCACCAGAAGAGCGCGCGCCACCGGCCCGGCGGCGCGGGCGCGGGCGCGGGCGCGGCGGTCGGCCTGCAGGCGCActccccgccgccgccgacACCGGGGGCCCAGATGGCGCCGGTGCCGCACCCGGCGTCTCTGGTGCACCACATCCCCACCATGGTGCTGTGA